The Ursus arctos isolate Adak ecotype North America unplaced genomic scaffold, UrsArc2.0 scaffold_25, whole genome shotgun sequence DNA segment atataacactgtatgttaactattctggaattaaaataaaaaacttaattaaaaaaacgcatgtaggggcgcctgggtagctccattggttaagcgtctgccttgggctctggtaatgatctcacagtcctgggatgtagtgggttccctgctcagcagggagtctgcttctccctctccctctacctcttccctctgctcatgctttctctctcaaatgaataaatcaatctggaaaaaaataaaaacatatagaaCTAACAATTTAGAAACTCATTTTGCATAACAAATGCAAATTCCTGAGTAATTCCTTTAAATAAAACCTCACATGGATTTTTACGATTAATTCTGCCTTACTAAGCCATCTGACAGAGAAAGTGTAAATAGGCACCTAAAGCCAAGGAAGGCTCCAAAAGAAATCTCTGTGAAAGAAGAATCGCAGCATCCAGGCACCTGGCACCGGTGAGTGCAAAGTGACACCCTCTCTGGATGTATTTCTAGAGAGAATGATATAATAAAGGACATTAGGAGAACCTCTGAGTGTTGAAGCATGTAGCACAGGGCTTCTTCAAAGTAGTCCAGGTGTATGCTGTTAATTTCCTTGGGGAGATCTTCAAAATTATAATAAGCTAGAGCCAAAGTGGCAAAGCCATGACCTGCCAAAAGGCTGGCTCGATATTCCATAAGGCCCCCTCCGGTTCCGAAGATGTCAATGATCCCCGGGAAAGGTCCAAGTCCTAGAGAAGAGAACAATATAAAGGAAAGGCATTATACAATTTAAACAATTTGCGTTCCTTTTAGAGATCTTTCTATTTAGTGGGTTCCTATGtatcaaagagggaaaaaaaaaaccagcttcccGAGTTACTAGGCAAAAGTAATACAAGTACCTTGAAAGGAAAACCTACAAGGTACCTTCTCATTGAAGAGTTTATCCTCCATACGATTCTTTAAGTTATCTACAAGGTTCTAAGAAGCTTTAGTTACCACGGAGAGTAACAAAGTCTTTCACTAATGACTACATCATGCAAAGAGGaatttcatgggttttttttttttttttaagattttatttatttgtttgacagagagacagccagcaagagagagaacacaagcagggggagtggcagaggaagaatcaggctcccagcataggagcctgatgtggggctcaatcccaggaccctaggatcaggccctgaggggaaggcagacgcttaatgactgagccacccaggcgccccaggaatttcATGTTTTAGACTGTTGATTCATAGTGTTCTGTTAGGGGATTGGACATAAAATTAATCTTGAAATAATGCTTTATGTTGTGTTGCATTTACCcttggctttgtgtgtgtgtctactgATATTTCAGATGTCTAtttagagagaggaaagaaaaatatccagaGATGGCTTCAGGTGAGAAAGTCAGTGGAGTCTAAAGTGTCATCTGTGGTACATACGGGGCATGAAGAAGTGGAGAAGAGGCCCAGTGTACCCACAGCACTACGGAAGGGTGATACTCCAATAGCTTCCTTGATGGATAGGGCTGATGAGATCTATAGAGTAGTTCTTAGTGACAAATcagaccacatacctatccatcCTGACCCtcacttgtggttttttttttttaatctgcagaATAACAGTCCTCACTTCATTGAGATATTATGGcgattaaatgacataatgcaAGCAAAACGCgtaacacagagcccaacacgtcAAAATACTCCATTTTGGTTGGCTCTGGCTTAGTCATTGTCACCTTCTCCCTCCTTACAGAGGAGTTGAACTCCGCCTGCAGCAGTACCGGAAACCTCTGACCGCCACCGACCCCAGACGCGCGCCCCCGTAGCCCCCCCACACTCACCTGGGGGCAGGAAGAGCGTGGCGCGCACCCGGCCCGCGCGCACCGGCTCCCGCCGCACCCCGGGCCCCAGGAAGTCGCGCTCGTGCACCGCCCGGCCCAGGAGACGCCCGGCGTCGGGCTCGTGGCCGTCGAGCACCTCCAGCTCCACGGCGAAGGGCTTCTGAACGTCCAGCTTCACAAACCGCCAGAGAGGCTTATCCGGCTCCAGGGCCCACAGCAGCCCCATGGGCTCGACCCCCACGAAGCTGCCGCCCAGCGCGGGCGCGCGCTCCAGGTCCAGGAGGCCGTCGGCGTCGGCTTGGTACCGCGCGTGGGCCCGGAAGAGCGCGCCCTTCTCGTCGCGCAGGGAGGCGCGCAGTGTGACGGGCTGTCCCGGCGCCAGGCCCCGCACGGCGATGCGCACGGGCTCGTCCCAGCGGCAGCGGCCCGCGGGCTGCAGGATCACCGTCAGCATCCCGGCTGCGCGCCGCTGCCTTCTGGACCTGGAGCGGGGAAGCCGGAGGTCGCCAGCGGCTGAAGTGCGGTCCAGGCGGGGGAGAGCGCTTCGCAGGCCCGACGGGGTCAGGCGTCCCCTGGCGCAGGAACAGTGGGTGGCGGAGCCGCGTCAGGAGGCGTCTGGGCGTTTCAGACCCGTGGCCTGCGCACCTGGGACCGGCCCGAGGTAAAAGCAGCAGGTCGTTCTCCCAGTCCTGGCGGGGCGCGCGGGGCGTTCAGAAAACGGGCTGTGGTGCGGAACCCGCCTCCGGCACGCTTGTCTCCCTCAGGCCAGCCTCAGTTCTTGGAGTGAAAGTTGGGTAATGGATTCGTGGTGAAATCAGAACTGAGTGAGTTTAGGCAAAATTCCTAGAATTCCAGCCCCTCCCTGAAAAgggcaactttttttcttttttaaacttttagtgAACTATACATAAAAAAGCGCGCAACCCCGAATTGTACAGTCCAGTGAATTTTTACAACCGGAACATACCTGTGTAACCAAGCACGGGAATCCAGAAACCTCATTACCAGCACTCCCGCAGCCACCCTTATTCCTGCTCCAGGCACTTCCCCTGTCCCCAAAGGTACTCTAACCTATTCCAACAAAATGAGCTATTTTATGGAAGTGAATCCTTCGCTGTGTCGTCTCTAGTGTCTTTCTGCTTTCGCTCAACATTGTTTGTGAGATTCACGTATATTGTTGGGTGTAGTGGTAGATCACTTATTATCACTGCTAAGTGGTGTTCCATTTTGTGATAGGACAAGTGTTTGTCAACGTTACTACCAATGGGCTTTTGATCGTTCTCAGATTGGGACTATAGTGCTATGAACATTCAGGAAGCTGTGTTTtgatgaacattcatgtgcattTCCGTGGGGTATATACCTGAGTGGAATTGCTGTATGATAGGGAATGCATGTGTTCAGCCTTAGTAGATGCTAAAAGTCAACCTTTTGAACGTGACCCCAGGAGCAGTATGGATATAATGTTCAGAGATGCCcagcattttatttatacatacaaCAGTAATAGCTACTCTTTATCAATGCCCAGGTGCTTTACATACAAAATTCAACATGTTCACAAAATACTGggagtatttttcaaatatcgCTGAGATGGAACTTGAGTCTTGGGGAATAGTAAGCCACTGAAGTTATCTAAGAAGTGACAGAGCCTTCACTAACTCCAAATGTGGAACTCAAAAGGTGATTAGCAGCATTGTGGTGAGGTGTAATCAGAGGTCCAGCTCCGACTTTATTAACTAGTTCAGTAGCCTTCAacaagttttttatttctctgggtcTCAGAGTTCTTGTATGTAACATGGTAAAAGTCTCTGATAGAGGATGAGACGTGATAGCATATATGAAAGTCTTAGAGTATGTGAAGGAAAACGTAATGTTGATTTCTTAATCGCCAGAGACTGAACCCATGTGTTTCATTTCTCATGGTCTCCAGATAATTGCCATAGGTTTGCatattgcttttttaaacatacatatatttgtgtataagagaaataaataaataagaaaaattttgaggtccctcaaaaagttaaaaatagagctaccctatgatccagcaattgcagtactgggtatttaccccaaaggtacatacgtagtgaagagaagggccatatgcaccccagtgttcatagcagcattttccacaatagctacattgtggaaggatttgagatgcccttcaacagatgaatggattacgaagatgtggtccatatatacaatggaatattactcagccatcagaaggaacgattacccaacatttgcagcaacatggacgggactggaggagattatgctaaggaaataagtgaagcagagaaagacaattatcatatggtttcactcatttctggaacataagaaatagcagggagatcggtaggagaaggaagggaagaatgaagggggggtaaacagaaggggttCATTcgaaccacgacagactatggactctgggaaacaaactgagggtttcataggggaggggggtgggggaatgggctgggccagtgatgggtattaaggagggcacgtattgcatggagcactgtgtgttatacgaaaacaatgagtcatggaacactacatcaaaaactaaggatgtactgtatggtgactaacataacataataaaaaaaatttttaaattctttatcactatattttgccaatttaataaCAATATCtcttggtgtgggtctgcttttgttgattttgatgggagttctctgtgccttctgtttctggatatctgtttccttccccagattagggaggttttcagccattatttcttcaaatacgttttctgccctctttcctctctcttctt contains these protein-coding regions:
- the LOC113250106 gene encoding peroxisomal succinyl-coenzyme A thioesterase, which gives rise to MLTVILQPAGRCRWDEPVRIAVRGLAPGQPVTLRASLRDEKGALFRAHARYQADADGLLDLERAPALGGSFVGVEPMGLLWALEPDKPLWRFVKLDVQKPFAVELEVLDGHEPDAGRLLGRAVHERDFLGPGVRREPVRAGRVRATLFLPPGLGPFPGIIDIFGTGGGLMEYRASLLAGHGFATLALAYYNFEDLPKEINSIHLDYFEEALCYMLQHSEVKGPSIGLLGISLGADICLSMASFLKNISATVSINGSGFSGKRGIHYKRTWIPSLGHDLRRIKVAFSGLLDVVDIRNDIVGGHENPSMIPIEKAQGPILFIVGQDDHNWRSELYAQIASQRLQAHGKEKPQIISYPGTGHYIEPPYFPLCPASVPKILNKPVIWGGEPRAHSRAQEDAWKQILTFFCKHLGGIQNIASPKL